Proteins from a genomic interval of Lysobacter arenosi:
- a CDS encoding tryptophan halogenase family protein, translating into MEKGRIRKVVIAGGGTAGWLAATALTHQFRELLEVVLIESEQIGTVGVGESTVPPIRNFHRFLQIDEQEFLRSVAGTFKLSISFENWRRHGERYIHPFGITGQGTLVCGFHHFWLDSMRRGMQSELGDYCLETVASRGDRFALLESPQVNYSYHLDAGLYARFLRGKAESYGLKRVEGKIREVRQNGESGYVESLVLEDGQVIEGDLFIDCTGFRGLLIEQTLKTGYEDWNNWLPCDRAVALQTESVGPPVPYTRAIAHEAGWRWHIALQHRVGCGLVYSSRHMSDDEARDKLLRDAAAPVIREPWPVQFRTGRRLKAWNKNVVSLGLASGFIEPLESTSLHLSMTSIVRLIESFPLDGIPQSLVDVYNATGRAEMEHVRDFIILHYHANQRDEAMWKQCREMGVPDSLKIRLRAWRERAHAWQGANELFRVDSWTHVMLGQGIVPEQHHPLSGGLSDDDMRRLLPAIRKPIDEAVARMPSQQEFIDRYCKAAPEVWAARPKVPA; encoded by the coding sequence ATGGAGAAGGGCAGGATTCGAAAGGTCGTGATCGCCGGCGGCGGTACTGCCGGCTGGCTCGCCGCGACCGCGCTGACGCACCAGTTCCGCGAGTTGCTGGAGGTGGTCCTGATCGAATCCGAGCAGATCGGCACGGTCGGCGTCGGCGAATCGACGGTGCCGCCGATCCGCAACTTCCACCGTTTCCTGCAGATCGACGAGCAGGAGTTCCTGCGCTCGGTCGCAGGCACCTTCAAGCTGTCGATCTCGTTCGAGAACTGGCGCCGCCACGGCGAGCGCTACATCCATCCGTTCGGCATCACCGGGCAGGGCACGCTGGTCTGCGGCTTCCATCACTTCTGGCTCGACAGCATGCGCCGCGGCATGCAGTCGGAGCTGGGCGATTACTGCCTGGAGACGGTGGCGTCGCGCGGCGACCGGTTCGCCCTGCTCGAGTCGCCGCAGGTCAACTACTCCTACCACCTCGACGCCGGCCTGTATGCGCGCTTCCTGCGCGGTAAAGCCGAGAGCTACGGGCTCAAGCGCGTCGAAGGCAAGATCCGCGAAGTCAGGCAGAACGGTGAATCGGGCTACGTCGAGTCGCTGGTGCTGGAAGACGGGCAGGTGATCGAAGGCGATCTGTTCATCGACTGCACGGGCTTCCGTGGACTGCTGATCGAGCAGACCCTCAAGACCGGTTACGAAGACTGGAACAACTGGCTGCCGTGCGACCGCGCCGTCGCCTTGCAGACCGAATCGGTCGGCCCGCCGGTGCCGTACACGCGGGCGATTGCGCACGAGGCCGGCTGGCGTTGGCACATCGCGCTGCAGCACCGGGTCGGTTGCGGACTGGTGTACTCCAGTCGCCACATGTCCGATGACGAGGCGCGCGACAAGCTGCTGCGCGACGCGGCAGCGCCGGTGATCCGCGAGCCCTGGCCGGTGCAGTTCCGTACTGGTCGACGATTGAAGGCCTGGAACAAGAACGTGGTGTCGCTCGGCCTGGCCAGCGGCTTCATCGAGCCGCTCGAGTCGACCAGCCTGCACCTGTCGATGACCTCGATCGTGCGGCTGATCGAGTCGTTCCCGCTCGACGGCATTCCGCAGTCGCTGGTGGACGTGTACAACGCCACCGGCCGCGCCGAGATGGAGCACGTGCGCGACTTCATCATCCTGCACTACCACGCCAACCAGCGCGACGAGGCGATGTGGAAGCAGTGCCGCGAGATGGGGGTGCCTGACTCGCTGAAGATCCGCCTGCGCGCGTGGCGCGAGCGCGCCCATGCCTGGCAGGGCGCGAACGAACTGTTCCGCGTGGATTCCTGGACGCACGTCATGCTGGGGCAGGGCATCGTGCCCGAGCAGCATCATCCGTTGTCGGGCGGACTGTCCGACGATGACATGCGCAGGCTGCTGCCCGCTATCCGCAAGCCCATCGACGAGGCTGTCGCGCGCATGCCATCGCAGCAGGAGTTCATCGACCGCTACTGCAAGGCCGCCCCCGAGGTCTGGGCGGCCAGGCCGAAAGTGCCGGCCTGA
- a CDS encoding sensor histidine kinase, whose amino-acid sequence MSNPRPSMLSRLLPRTMASRLYLILFTGLLVAHGLSFGMLFLERYESATSMMMGNLEKDVSTSIAMLDRLPAAERPAWVPKFERRTYRYILGPGQSGDELKTERARDLTHLIGGALGPRYPVRGNTTSLKPEQVQVHVQLSDGAPVTIELTPSVMPIAQWLPYVLAAQLILLLACAWLAVRQITRPLAQLADAADSLSPTGGSPHLPEGGPVEVAKAVSAFNSMQDRIALHLKERLQILAAISHDLQTPITRMKLRVETMDESPASGKLLADLDEMQHLVRDGVAYARSAHGGIEPAIKVDLDAFLDSLVWDYQDTGKPVSLITHASVPVITRPRALRRVVGNLIDNAVKYAGAAEVAASVEADGAVAITVMDRGPGIAEAELASVLEPFYRVEASRNRDTGGAGLGLAIAQQLAIAIGARLQLRGREGGGLVATITLPHG is encoded by the coding sequence ATGAGCAACCCGCGTCCTTCAATGTTGTCGCGCCTGTTGCCGCGGACGATGGCATCGCGGCTGTACCTGATCCTGTTCACCGGGCTGCTGGTCGCGCACGGCCTGTCGTTCGGGATGCTGTTCCTGGAGCGCTACGAATCGGCGACGTCGATGATGATGGGCAACCTCGAGAAGGACGTGTCGACATCGATCGCGATGCTCGACCGGCTGCCCGCGGCGGAGCGTCCGGCCTGGGTACCGAAGTTCGAACGCAGGACCTACCGTTACATCCTCGGCCCCGGCCAGTCCGGTGACGAGCTGAAGACCGAGCGAGCGCGGGATCTGACGCACCTGATCGGCGGCGCGCTTGGCCCGCGCTACCCCGTGCGCGGCAACACGACGTCGCTGAAACCCGAACAAGTCCAGGTGCACGTGCAACTGAGCGACGGTGCCCCGGTCACCATTGAACTCACTCCTTCGGTGATGCCGATCGCGCAGTGGTTGCCGTACGTGCTCGCCGCGCAGCTGATCCTGTTGCTGGCCTGCGCCTGGCTGGCGGTTCGCCAGATCACGCGCCCACTGGCGCAGTTGGCAGACGCCGCCGATTCGTTGAGCCCGACCGGTGGCAGCCCGCACCTGCCCGAAGGCGGACCGGTGGAAGTGGCCAAGGCCGTCTCGGCATTCAACTCAATGCAGGACCGGATCGCACTGCATCTCAAGGAACGACTGCAGATCCTGGCGGCCATTTCCCATGACCTGCAAACGCCCATCACGCGCATGAAGCTGCGCGTGGAGACCATGGACGAATCACCGGCCAGCGGAAAACTCCTGGCCGACCTCGACGAGATGCAGCACCTGGTCCGCGACGGCGTCGCCTACGCGCGCAGTGCCCATGGCGGCATCGAGCCGGCCATCAAGGTCGACCTGGATGCCTTCCTCGACAGCCTGGTCTGGGACTACCAGGACACCGGCAAGCCGGTCAGCCTGATCACGCATGCGTCGGTGCCGGTAATCACCAGGCCGCGCGCGTTGCGGCGAGTGGTCGGCAACCTGATCGACAACGCGGTGAAATACGCCGGTGCCGCCGAAGTTGCCGCATCGGTCGAAGCCGACGGCGCGGTGGCGATCACCGTGATGGATCGCGGGCCCGGCATCGCCGAGGCGGAGCTGGCCTCGGTGCTGGAGCCGTTCTACCGCGTGGAAGCCTCGCGCAATCGCGACACCGGCGGCGCCGGCCTAGGCCTCGCCATCGCCCAGCAACTGGCCATCGCCATCGGCGCGCGACTGCAGCTGCGGGGGCGCGAAGGCGGAGGACTCGTGGCCACGATCACGCTGCCGCACGGATGA